A region from the Ciconia boyciana chromosome 1, ASM3463844v1, whole genome shotgun sequence genome encodes:
- the FRS2 gene encoding fibroblast growth factor receptor substrate 2 isoform X1, which yields MRLSDDQQGSLDVLEIKELGYHFKITWSSKEVMGSCCSCPDKETVPDNHRNKFKVINVDDDGNELGSGIMELTDTELILYTRKRDSVKWHYLCLRRYGYDSNLFSFESGRRCQTGQGIFAFKCARAEELFNMLQEIMQNNSINVVEEPVVERNNHQTELEAPRTPRTPTTPGFNAQSLPNGYPRYPSFGDASSHPSSRHPSVGSARLPSVGEESTHPLLVAEEPVHTYVNTTGVQEERKNRSSVHVPLESKLSNTETTKVKEDQMCTDDRDAQVLLEPEGVKFVLGPTPVQRQLMEREKLEQLGRDQVSGSSTNNTEWDTGYDSDERRETPSGNKLVYENINRLSIPSASGVRRGRLTSTSTSDAQNINNSAQRRTALLNYENLPSLPPVWEARKLSRDEDDSLGPKTPSLNGYHNNLDPMHNYVNTENVTVPASAHKVEFTRRRDCTPTVFNFDIRRPSLEHRQLNYIQVDLEGGSDSDNPQTPKTPTTPLPQTPTRRTELYAVIDIERTAAMSSLQKALPRDDGTSRKTRHNSTDLPM from the exons AGATCACATGGTCTTCTAAAGAAGTCATGGGTAGCTGTTGTAGCTGTCCAGATAAAGAAACTGTCCCAGATAACCATCGAAACAAGTTTAAG GTTATTAATGTGGATGATGATGGTAATGAACTGGGTTCTGGCATAATGGAGCTTACAGATACAGAACTAATTTTGTACACCCGTAAAAGGGACTCTGTAAAATGGCACTACCTCTGTCTCCGTCGCTATGGCTATGACtcaaatcttttctcttttgaaagtGGCCGAAGGTGTCAAACTGGACAAG GAATCTTTGCCTTTAAATGTGCCCGTGCAGAAGAGCTATTTAATATGTTGCAAGAGATAATGCAGAATAATAGCATAAATGTGGTAGAAGAACCAGTAGTAGAAAGGAATAATCATCAAACTGAGTTGGAAGCTCCAAGAACCCCTCGAACGCCTACCA CTCCTGGGTTCAATGCACAAAGTTTACCTAACGGCTATCCCAGATATCCATCTTTTGGAGATGCTTCATCACATCCTTCCAGCAGGCACCCTTCTGTCGGAAGTGCACGCCTCCCCTCTGTCGGTGAAGAATCAACACATCCTTTACTTGTAGCAGAGGAGCCA GTGCACACTTATGTCAACACTACTGGGGtacaagaggaaagaaaaaatcgATCGAGTGTGCATGTGCCACTGGAATCAAAGctttcaaacactgaaacaacTAAAGTGAAAGAAGATCAGATGTGTACTGATGACAGAGATGCTCAGGTTCTCCTGGAGCCTGAAGGAGTCAAGTTTGTTTTAGGACCAACACCTGTTCAAAGGCAGttaatggaaagagagaaactggAGCAACTTGGGAGAGACCAAGTTAGCGGCAGCAGCACAAACAACACTGAATGGGACACTGGGTACGACAGTGATGAACGTAGAGAAACACCATCTGGTAATAAATTGGtgtatgaaaatataaacaggTTATCAATCCCTAGTGCCTCAGGGGTCAGGAGAGGTCGTTTGACATCAACCAGTACCTCAGATGCCCAGAACATTAACAACTCTGCTCAGAGGAGAACTGCGCTGTTGAACTATGAGAACTTGCCATCCTTGCCTCCTGTTTGGGAAGCCCGCAAGCTGAGTAGAGATGAAGATGACAGTTTAGGACCAAAGACCCCATCTTTGAATGGCTACCACAATAACCTAGATCCAATGCATAATTATGTCAATACAGAGAATGTAACAGTACCAGCAAGTGCTCATAAAGTAGAATTTACACGACGTCGGGACTGTACCCCAACAGTCTTTAACTTTGACATTAGGCGTCCAAGTTTAGAACACAGGCAGCTCAACTATATACAGGTTGACTTGGAAGGTGGTAGTGACTCCGACAACCCTCAGACtccaaaaacccccaccactCCACTTCCGCAAACTCCAACCAGGCGCACAGAGCTGTATGCTGTGATAGACATTGAAAGAACTGCTGCTATGTCAAGCTTGCAAAAAGCACTGCCGCGAGATGATGGTACTTCTAGGAAAACTAGACATAACAGTACTGACCTGCCTATGTGA
- the FRS2 gene encoding fibroblast growth factor receptor substrate 2 isoform X2, producing the protein MGSCCSCPDKETVPDNHRNKFKVINVDDDGNELGSGIMELTDTELILYTRKRDSVKWHYLCLRRYGYDSNLFSFESGRRCQTGQGIFAFKCARAEELFNMLQEIMQNNSINVVEEPVVERNNHQTELEAPRTPRTPTTPGFNAQSLPNGYPRYPSFGDASSHPSSRHPSVGSARLPSVGEESTHPLLVAEEPVHTYVNTTGVQEERKNRSSVHVPLESKLSNTETTKVKEDQMCTDDRDAQVLLEPEGVKFVLGPTPVQRQLMEREKLEQLGRDQVSGSSTNNTEWDTGYDSDERRETPSGNKLVYENINRLSIPSASGVRRGRLTSTSTSDAQNINNSAQRRTALLNYENLPSLPPVWEARKLSRDEDDSLGPKTPSLNGYHNNLDPMHNYVNTENVTVPASAHKVEFTRRRDCTPTVFNFDIRRPSLEHRQLNYIQVDLEGGSDSDNPQTPKTPTTPLPQTPTRRTELYAVIDIERTAAMSSLQKALPRDDGTSRKTRHNSTDLPM; encoded by the exons ATGGGTAGCTGTTGTAGCTGTCCAGATAAAGAAACTGTCCCAGATAACCATCGAAACAAGTTTAAG GTTATTAATGTGGATGATGATGGTAATGAACTGGGTTCTGGCATAATGGAGCTTACAGATACAGAACTAATTTTGTACACCCGTAAAAGGGACTCTGTAAAATGGCACTACCTCTGTCTCCGTCGCTATGGCTATGACtcaaatcttttctcttttgaaagtGGCCGAAGGTGTCAAACTGGACAAG GAATCTTTGCCTTTAAATGTGCCCGTGCAGAAGAGCTATTTAATATGTTGCAAGAGATAATGCAGAATAATAGCATAAATGTGGTAGAAGAACCAGTAGTAGAAAGGAATAATCATCAAACTGAGTTGGAAGCTCCAAGAACCCCTCGAACGCCTACCA CTCCTGGGTTCAATGCACAAAGTTTACCTAACGGCTATCCCAGATATCCATCTTTTGGAGATGCTTCATCACATCCTTCCAGCAGGCACCCTTCTGTCGGAAGTGCACGCCTCCCCTCTGTCGGTGAAGAATCAACACATCCTTTACTTGTAGCAGAGGAGCCA GTGCACACTTATGTCAACACTACTGGGGtacaagaggaaagaaaaaatcgATCGAGTGTGCATGTGCCACTGGAATCAAAGctttcaaacactgaaacaacTAAAGTGAAAGAAGATCAGATGTGTACTGATGACAGAGATGCTCAGGTTCTCCTGGAGCCTGAAGGAGTCAAGTTTGTTTTAGGACCAACACCTGTTCAAAGGCAGttaatggaaagagagaaactggAGCAACTTGGGAGAGACCAAGTTAGCGGCAGCAGCACAAACAACACTGAATGGGACACTGGGTACGACAGTGATGAACGTAGAGAAACACCATCTGGTAATAAATTGGtgtatgaaaatataaacaggTTATCAATCCCTAGTGCCTCAGGGGTCAGGAGAGGTCGTTTGACATCAACCAGTACCTCAGATGCCCAGAACATTAACAACTCTGCTCAGAGGAGAACTGCGCTGTTGAACTATGAGAACTTGCCATCCTTGCCTCCTGTTTGGGAAGCCCGCAAGCTGAGTAGAGATGAAGATGACAGTTTAGGACCAAAGACCCCATCTTTGAATGGCTACCACAATAACCTAGATCCAATGCATAATTATGTCAATACAGAGAATGTAACAGTACCAGCAAGTGCTCATAAAGTAGAATTTACACGACGTCGGGACTGTACCCCAACAGTCTTTAACTTTGACATTAGGCGTCCAAGTTTAGAACACAGGCAGCTCAACTATATACAGGTTGACTTGGAAGGTGGTAGTGACTCCGACAACCCTCAGACtccaaaaacccccaccactCCACTTCCGCAAACTCCAACCAGGCGCACAGAGCTGTATGCTGTGATAGACATTGAAAGAACTGCTGCTATGTCAAGCTTGCAAAAAGCACTGCCGCGAGATGATGGTACTTCTAGGAAAACTAGACATAACAGTACTGACCTGCCTATGTGA